In Gossypium raimondii isolate GPD5lz chromosome 12, ASM2569854v1, whole genome shotgun sequence, a single window of DNA contains:
- the LOC105764366 gene encoding uncharacterized protein At4g22758 has protein sequence MVLYKQKKSQGPKGNRLLVSITVLGSAGPIRFVVNEEELVSSVIDTALKAYAREGRRPVLGSAISGFFLYCPSAGSDALNPWETIGSQGARNFILCRKPSNEKMEDDGRSANSVTGKGSGNWKAWINKSLNLKISSHY, from the exons atggtgctTTACAAGCAGAAGAAGAGCCAGGGTCCTAAGGGCAACAGGCTGTTGGTTAGCATCACTGTTTTGGGAAGTGCTGGGCCGATCCGTTTCGTTGTTAACGAAGAAGAGCTGGTTTCTTCTGTTATAGATACTGCTTTGAAAGCCTATGCTCGTGAAGGTCGGCGCCCGGTTCTAGGATCCGCTATCAGTGGTTTCTTCCTTTATTGCCCCAGTGCTGGATCAGATG CACTGAATCCATGGGAGACAATTGGATCACAAGGGGCAAGGAATTTCATTTTGTGCAGGAAGCCAAGCAATGAGAAAATGGAAGATGATGGAAGATCAGCAAACTCAGTTACTGGGAAAGGAAGTGGGAATTGGAAGGCATGGATCAACAAATCACTCAATCTTAAGATTTCTTCCCATTATTAG